The Coffea arabica cultivar ET-39 chromosome 2c, Coffea Arabica ET-39 HiFi, whole genome shotgun sequence genome includes the window gagcatgttgagCATGTGAAACTTGTTCTTaatgtacttcgaagggaaaagctctacgctaaccttaagaagtgctccttttgtactgatcaacttgtcttTTTAGGCTTTGTTAtgagtaaacagggaatcaaagtggacAAGGAAAAGGTCAAAGCAATTCAagaatggcctactccaagcacgGTGGGTGAGGTACGCTTTCATggtcttgctagtttttatagacgatttgttaaagattttagtaccattgctgcacctTTAACTACTGTAATCAAGGaaaatgagccatttgtatAGGGTGATGCTCAAGAACGTGCATTCCAAATGCATAAACACCAACTCACACACGCACCATTACttgcattaccatgctttgacaagatgtttgaaatagagtgtgTTGCATTTGGGGTGGGTATAGGAGCTGTCTTAATGCAAGAaggcaaaccaattgcatactttagtgaaaaacttAACGGGGTAGCTTTGAATTATTCCACTTATGATAAAGAGTTGTACTCTTTGATTCGTGCtttggagacctggcaacattatttgagactaagggaatttgtcatacacactgACCGAATCActtaagcacattaagtcacaacacaagttgaataagtatcatgttaggtggattgcatttattgaaacatttccctatagtaagtaaacaggggtaaaatcgtaaattttacatttagataaacaactatttcacaaaagtgtcaagtcaagtacaaaagtgtcaagtcaagtgcaaaagtaacaatacagaggaaggatacaggttggctccaaagccaagtcgtttgccatgagtgacctcctgccgacacttcgtcgaccataaacaaggtccgtagaactccacttgtactcccacctaacaccttatcaccctcactggccagtcacctcacaaacttgctcgagcaaacgaaattgagcttggttcacaagctcggttcacaaacttggttcacatgcttggtgaaccggattcacaaacttggtgacctcagactaggctggactgacttcgaccaagccctaaccggctcgaatagtccatctaggtcttgagatcgacctcaaactcacaaacttcacaaaattacccaaaagtcaccccgagctacaagctcgagggttttagttccaaaatggttcatatacatatgccatgtacaaatacgtgtgcaaattagggtttaggtcgagtgcgataaagtacaccctcgcctatcgtacccttttcatacatatcaaaacacataagcaactaacggATACgaatggcctgaatacttactcaaaacacaaaactaGTACAAGAGCagaaatcacttcgtgcgtgttaactagtaggccccaccagcTTCACCTAGCTCACCATGGTCTGAAATAGACGATTGCATCTCATTATATCACAAATGGCCACTAACatacccaaaacaagcaaaacggaaaaatcggcacatgcaagtgcggaaacgacaAAATGGACACACGTGCatgcgcggaacggcaaacagaaacggccaaatctgccatctcaaactgttttgatcaaaagttaggctaggaatgtcggatcaagatGAGCTgagacaccatttcgaagcgACGAGGAAGGGCTACGACTTttatttagacatctcaacccaaatcTGAATCAAAGTAGGTCGAAATcatggaaaacagtaccagaagtttgcattttgaatgacagacagggtctgtttactggaccataactcccagctcacaaatccaaatcaaggaATTCCAAAGGTGTTAGAAATTTATgtcataaggctaaaacttttatgttttggacaaaacccgaATCAATACAGAAAGTTCctatcagaactgtccaaattcgaaggcagttctgacaatcgATCttattttggtcataactgaagctacggaactcggatttggatgcactttatactgtttcgaagctaagaccaagatctacctTTATTATTAAGGGATCAACACCCAGTTCACATGTTATCAAAACGGATAAagcatggtcagaagcaaaagTCAAAACGTAACACAATCCAGGGTACAAAATAGGTGctagtgttttggctataactcgggctacactgatccatttgacctgaaattttgtagaaatattcaggacataagaggctacaactttcatgttttgagaaacttctgaatcagcacgtggcatcaagaaaaatggagcttAAGTTCAGGTTCTGGGCTGCCCAGTTTAGGTTTTGAACGGTTCCGCGCAACGCAAACGCATGGTTCATTTTCATGGTTCTCATGCAAGTTTTCTAACTActttcataccaaataaacacacatatactaacttctAAATGACCTACAAATGGTCCGAAGTTTTACCTCTAAGCCACTACAAAATTGCCAAAACTAACCATGATCCTTAAACtaacttcatttgcattaccaaACTTAAGCTAACAACttactaaccaaaccctaactaaCTAAACATTAGCCAAGCTGAACTAACTTAAGGAAACCTAGGGTTTCATACtccaaatcagtttttaccattcactcACCAAACCAATGAAgccaatcatcaaacacaaccactacaagttCAATAACACAAGATTAGAGCTAACTAGAATGTCtagcaagaaaccctaattctttcttatcttgaccGAAATTCCAGCAGCAATAAATCACTAAAATTAACCATTAAACTACTCAATAATCACTACATAAACCATACAAATTCATAATTACAACAAAAACTTCACCTTTATGACTTCAAGATTAAAACCCCCAAAATTTAACTTCCAAGAAAGATGTCTTACCTTCAAGAAAGCTTTGTAAATGAAGAAAGCTACCACAACCAAGGCCCAAGTTGTTTCCCTTAGACTCCAAGATCAAGATGGAAGCTAGATGAAGAAGAActttgaaggattttcctttctctcttgctctctctctctctcggcctctcactctctctttctttttagtttagttttgttttgtttctcttgtttctcttaTAAATCATATGACAACATGTTAGTCAAAGCTTTGGGAGATATTTTCTCACaccaccaatcacataaaagttccACAATTGCCTCTTAGCCCCTACAACAACACTTTCTCTTCCTTACACCCTTGCCCACAAACATTTGAAaagctttcaattaactccataggttataacttaatctagtccaaaacatATAATCATACTTAATTGCTTCACTAATAACCTTCCtatcttaatcacctatacttaatcatacttaatcccacataaaagcaattaaaccaCAACCTTTTTGTCATGGGTAGTAttaagggttttaaacccaacttagatTCTAACAAATCATATCACTAGAAACTTTTTtagtttagggttttcctaacttttaaactcacttaacctatctaaaatggatcaaatcTTATACGTACCTGTACTAAAACACACATTAGCATAAGtagctttaatcaccactcgaacttataattaatacaaaaactagggtttcaatactaaccccaacttagggttttcaaattagtcccaaaacctaatgttaccgcacgaataatgaatataacctaatatcaaacttaagaactgactggggcctcacactcTCGCATCCTTACGGGGCTTTCTTGGTTTAGGAGTAAATTTCTTAGGACCTTCTTGAGCAAGCTGTTTGGGGGACTCTTGAGTGACATTGCTCACGTTATCTTGGGAAGCCATTGTCTTGAAACAAGAACCAAAACTGCCTTGGAACGGGAAGGGCCGAGTTGCTTGTTCCTTGGGAGTAGAGAGAGCCAAATTTTTGGGAGTAAGGTGTGGCTGTGAGGAGAGGTTTTTATAGGGAGATAGCCGACCTTTTGGAAGGGTTTAAGAAGgtaaaatttctggaaatttcagtgcaagaaagaaagaaaccaatCGGGTTTGGAGAGGAATTGGAAGTCGCCAAAGGATGTCCAAGAGAGGGTTCCTAAGGAGTTCCAACACTAACTTGTTTCCCAAATTAATTTAGGAGACTAAGTAAaatacttggataactctttgtttcacttggacactttccTATTTTCTCTCCTTGCTTTAGGGAACCGCTCCTACTTTCACTCCTACGTTTTAGGAaccactcctacatcttaggacACCTATGGTTTCCTTCCTTAGCATTATTTCCAAATCTATCCGCCACCCATAAccttctcaaaatttcgtccttTCCATCTCAAAAATCTCAACCAATTGTGTTCGACATCCTTGAATACTCTTGAGGGTAAGTTGGTGACAAATTGTTGGACTTGAGCGatatttctcaactacctactccaacaggtaaaggcgttggtaagtccattaaGAGTGCTAACGGGTGACACACACGAGAGTGAttgatacactaagggagtgaagtgagtaTATACTAGCATCTTTgccttgttactaaccttttgcaggacacCACGagagacatggagcaacaacaagCAACCACCGACTACTCATTGTTGTTCACCGCAATGAAGAATGAGCTTAGGCGCATCAGTgaacaacaaatggaggagttaCACACCCACTTTGAGGAGCTATCCAAGAGTCTCACACGAGGCTCTCGTTCTAGATCTCACAACCGGAGCAACCAAGGTCCCAAAACGGCCAACAGTgaagactactccgctagtgaaGATGAGGAATGACCTGAGAGGCCTCGAAGGGACACACCCAAGAACGAATTAAAGGGACTTAAGATCCAAGTACCCGCGTTCAAAGGCAAGTGATATGAATgcgcggatctagacgaacaatcAAGTTGAAAAGGCGGCACGTATGACCACTCTAAACCCCGAGTTGATGAACTAAGACGAATCTCAACCCAACAACTAACGATTTAGTGAACCAACGACttggatagaagaacgccacaatcaaggtgtaTACTTGGTTGATAAGTTCAATttgaataactcaagaaaactctcaagtatCCAAGCAAAGCTCTCTTCgaagagaaaagtgaataaactcacaaaAATTATCTAATTTCTGAATCCTTAACAAGGAGGAAgtatggctatttatagcctttacaagaATTAACCCTAATCCCAAAATTGACTAAACTAACCCTACCAATTAATGAAAAGGATTCGGCCAGCCCTAAGTTCATAATGGATTGACTTTAACTAATATTTAACTATAAAAGGATAAATAATAGAACTAACTTAACTCCTCCTTAAGCGTGACCCTTAGGCGAGGCACGCCTAACTAGCAACAGACGCTGGAGGGTCTTCTACTTGGAGCAAAGTGTAAAGTTTTGAATCTTcattctccaagccttcaataatcTTTAAATCATCTCCAATGCGACCTTGGATTGTACTCACAAGGGCTTGTAAAGATTCACGCATCTTCTTGGCACGAGCTCTTGTGACTGGACCACttggtacttgaatgacttgtgCAACTTGTGTTTGACCATCCTTGAGCCCCTCATcaatcccctcctcttgaaggcgatttgtccccaaatcaagCTCGTCATCTGCATGAAAAGGACTCAAGTCAGCCACATTGAATGTAGCATGTACTCCATACTCACCTGGAAGGTCaagtttgtaggcattgtcattgatgcgctccaCAACTTGAAATGGGCCATCACCCCGTGGAAGTAGTTTGTTGCGCCTTTGGATTGGAAAACGCTCCTTTCTCATGTGtatccaaacccaatcacctggttcaaacACCATCTTACGACGTCCCTTGTTGGCACTTTGAATGTATTGAAGGGTACGTTTCTCAATATTAGCTCTAGCTTTGGTATGCAAATCCCGCACGAACTCAGCCTTTTTCTTACCATCTAGGTTAACTCTCTCAGAAATAGGTAAAGGAGACAAGTCTAAAGGTGTGAGAGGGTTAAatccataaacaatttcaaaaggtgaAAATTGAGTAGAAGTATGCACAGTGcgattatatgcaaattcaacatgaggcaagcaatcttcccaagatttaatgttctttttaataATTGCTTGCAACAATGTAGATAAAGTCCGATTAAccacttcagtttgtccatcagtttgtgggtgactagaagtagaaaaaagcaatttagtccctagtttacaccacaaagttttccaaaagtagctaaggaaccttaCATCCCTATCAGAAACAATGGTACGAGGTACCCCATGTAAACGCACTATGTCTCTAAAGAATAAATCAGCCACATGTTTagcatcatcagttttatggCAAGGAATGAAGTGAGCCATCTTTGAGAAACGATCAACTACCACATAAATGGAATCATGCCCTTGTCTAGTTCTAGgcaatccaagtacaaagtccatagacaaatctaCCCAAGGTTCATGTGGGATGGGTAAAGGAGTGTAGAGTCCATAAGGATGTACCTTTGATTTTGCTTGGTGACAAGTTACACACCTTTGTGTATGCCTCTCGACATCCCTCTTCATGCGAGGCTAGTAGAAATGCTCTTGGAGAATTGACAAGGTCTTGGTCACTCCAAAATGTCCCATGAGGCCTCCACCATGAGCCTCTCTAACCAACAAAAGTCGCATGGAGCACATTGGAATACATAGTTTACCTTTGTAGTACAAGAACCCCTACGACATAGAATAATGCTCACGAGTAACCCGTGGCAAGGTGGTGAAAATCTCACCAAAGTCTAGGTCAGCTGTATATAAATCCTTAATGAATTCAAAGTCAAGCAACTTAGTGTCTAGTGTAGTGATTAGTGTATACCTTCTAGAaagtgcatcagccactacattagtCTTTCCAACCTTATATTTGATGACAAACACAAAACTATCAATGAAAGCCACCCACCTCGCATGCCTTTTGCTCACTTTGGTTTGTGATTTGATGTGTTTGAGCGATTCATGATCAGTGTGGAGTATGAATTCCCGAGGTCTgaggtagtgttgccaagttTGGAGAGCTCGCACCAAGGCCATCAACTCCTTGTCATAAGTTGAGTAGTTCAACGAAGCACCATTCAacttctcactaaagtaggccACTGGTTTCCCCTCTTGAATGAGCATAGCTCCAATACctataccagaagcatcacactctacttcaaaagccttgtcaaaattaggtaaacttaatacaggtgcatgtgtgagattgtgtttaagtaattggaaAGGCTTAGCTTGTTCTTCTTCCCATTGGAATGgcacatttttcttgataatggcTGTAAGTGGGGCAGCAATGGTGTTGAAATCCTTGACAAAGCGTCTATAGAAGCTTGCCAAGCCATGAAAACTCCTTACCTCACTTACACTGGTTGGTATTGGCCATTCATTTATGGCCTTcaccttttcttggtcaactcgtATTCCCTGGTCACTCACAACATAacctaggaagacaagttgattAGTACAAAAAgtacacttcttaaggttagcatagaggcTCGCCTTTCGAAGTGCATCTAAGACCATTCGTACATGCACAACATGCTCTTCTGCACTCTTACTATAGATcaagatgtcatcaaagtagactaccacaaatttaCCAATAAAAGAACGCAAAATATggttcattaacctcatgaaggtactaggtgcattagttaagccaaaaggcatgaccaaccactcatacagtccatgttttgttttaaatgctgttttccactcatccCCTTCTTTCATGCGTATTTGGTGATAACCACTTTTCAAGTCAATCTTAGTAAATATAATAGCACCATATAactcatcaagcatgtcatctaaTCGAGGTATGGGATGgcgatactttaccgttatGGCATTTATGGCTCTACAATCGGTGCACATCCTCcatcctccatctttctttggcacaAGTAGGACAGGTACAACACAAGGACTTAGACTCTCTTGAATCCAGCCCTTACTAAGCAAGTCCTCTACTTGCCTTTGTTGCTCCTTAGTTTCCTCCGGATTAGTCCTATATGGTGCCTTATTAGGAAGGGAAGAGccaggaatgaaatcaatttgatgttcaattcccctCAAAGGTGGCAACCCATTAGGTATATCCTCAGGAAATACATCTTGGtactcctgtaaaaggttagcaATAGCACTAGGCAAAGAAGCACCAAGTTCATTAGTGAGCAAAGACTCTTTACAAAACAAGATAAGCAAAATCTGGTTAGAGTGCAAAGCCTTTCTCACATCTCTAGTTCTAGCAAgcatgatggattttctctccttttttccttCAATGGTCGAATGTGAAGTGTCAATTTTATGAGAAGATGGTTCGGCCATTTTGCTCTTTgtatcatgcaaatttttctttttaatgtcACAATGCATGTCATATTCCTTTTGCAACCCAATTTGgtcctcatgcacttgttgaGGTGTAAGAGGTGCAAGTGTGATCTTTTTAGTATTGTGCACAAAGGAATACTTATTCAAGAATCCATCAAAAATGACCCTTTTATCAAATCGCCATGGCCGACCCAAAATAATATGAGTAGcttgcataggcacaacatcacatAAAACATCATCTTTATATCTACCAATggcaaaattaattaaaacttgCTTATGAACACGTACCTCACCACTATTATTCAACCATTGTAGTTTGTAAGGTCGGGGGTGATCACTTGTTGGCAAGTTCAATCGTTCCACCATGAGTGCACTAGCAACATTGGTACAGCTCCCTGGGTCAATTACCAAGCTACAAAGCTTGTCCATCACATGGCACCTTGAGTAATATATGTTCTCTCGTTGAAGGTCATCTTTACCAGCTTGAGTAGTTAGAGCTCGCCTTGCAACCATACCAACTTTACCATGAGCTGGTATCTCCTCAAATTCCTCATCTTCCTCGACCAAGGGAGGCATGTCCTCACACTCATCCTCCTTATCCGTTTGTACTTCCCCATTTGGTAGCATAAGCATAACTCTTTGATTTGGGCATTGGGAagcaatatgtccaaacccttgacacttaaagcacttagTGTCTCGGTATCGAACTTTGCTTACCTCATGAGTAGGCCTACCATCGCCCCTTGAGGGTGGTTTTGAGGAAGTTGCATTCGCCCTTAGTGATTCCTTGGTTGTCCCACCTTGTTTGGTCAAAGGGAATGCACTAGAGGGGCTGACCTCCCTCTTGAAGGGTTGGTCTCTCCAATGTccagcttgaaagttggaattttgtcaaattggacccctcctcttgagcctcctTTCAATCTTAATAGCTTTGTCTAGCATATCATGGAGGTCCACATAATGGTGCATCTCCACTTGATCCGCTATTTCAGGCCTCAATCCACTTAAAAATCGTGCCATAGTAGCTTCCCGGTCCTCTACAATGTCAGCCCTTAACATGGCTATCTCCATCTCCTTATGGTAGTCCTCCACGCTTTTGGTTCCTTGTGTCAAATTTTGAAGCTTGAGATACAAGTCACGGTGGTAGTGACTAGGAACAAAGCGTTTTTTCATGACACCCTTCAATTCGGTCCATGTAGTGATAGGGTATTCACCACTTCGCCTTCTACTAGTAGTGATTTGATCTCACCACACTatggcgtagtcggtgaattgcATGACTGCAAGTCTCATTTGCTGCTCCTTGGTGTAATCATTGCAATCAAAGATCAACTCCACTCGTTTCTCCCATTCCAAATAGACATCGGGGtcggatttgccttggaaagtaGGCAATTGCATTTTAACGCCTTTGATTGGATCCACACCAGCTTTGCGGTGTTTATTCCTCCATGTCCTCGACCCATATTCCTCCTCGGAGTTGGAACTTTCATAGTCACGGGTTGGTGCTTTGTGTCTCCGGGACTTAGAATTGGTTTGGGAGTGTTCGAGACTATCCATCCTCTCATACAATGGTTCTAATTCCTGTTTCATTATCTTGAGCAATTTTTCATTCATAGCCTCCTTCACAAGTTTAATATCAAAAGGAGTAGTTTCCTTCCCTTCGGACATGTTGAGGTATTCCTGCAAAAATAGGGTTAGTGGAAATAACACCTCACTCACTCCCTTAGTAtatcactcacactcgtgtttcactcaagtgtattaaaacactctaatgatctcaccaatcacttctcaagtcactagattgcttttcttgaagaaattcaatcaaacttgaATCAAATTACACCCAAGTGTGGCGGATGAAGGCTGTGATTTTTGGAAGTTTATTGGACTGATTTgaagacacaaaaggaaatgTATAATATGCTGGAAAAATACCCTAAGCTATCcgcccaagaaaaaaaaaccaagaaaagggaaagTGTGGATTGTGACTAGTAGCTAATTTTAGGAGTTAACTACCAAGTGGAATCCAAAACTGATTAGGACTCTTGGGACTTGTAAACCACGTTTTTATTGGCTGGAAATACTATAAAATATGCACCAAGGATCGGCTAGGCAGTTGGCACAAACcacaatcaagaaacaaaagcaagAGGTGGCTACAAAGTAGGAAACCCTATCTTATCTTCCCACCTTGTGTGGCTATTTAATAGCAAGGtttcttggttgttttgggGTGTTAATGGCTGCTGGTTTTCTGGTATTTCGTGGACAAAGAGAGGCGGCCAATAGTTCAAGATTGAAGGCAACAAGGTTTGTTCTTTCAACCCAAGCTCGGCTAGGCTACCCAAGCAAATTATTTTCTTGTTCTTGAAATCCGatttgtgttttctttttctttcttgcgttgttttttttttttttttgcaagatggatctttctttctttttcaattcggaTCCTACACACAAGAAACAAGATCTTTGTGTCAAATTTGAGCAAGGGCAGCCGCAAGTTCGAGACAATaactttggttttgttttgaagGTTCAAGATTTGGAAAGGTTGAgaacaagattttcaagaacccTTGTTTTCccacccaagaacttcaagattcaatcaaaatttccagatttcaagaGTTTGAACAACAatatccaacaaaaacttgatggCAGTCCacgaaaattcaagaaactacAAAACCCTAGcgtaatttccaagaaaaaccctaacaCCAATTTTCAAGAAGTTCAAGATATCAATTTTGCagcccaagaacttcaagattcaatCCCCACAATATCAAGGAAGCTAGGAAATTTCAAGGTCAGCCATGGTTTCATCAAGACACAACCAGAAAATAGGTTTTTCCCTCTCTGAACAGTGTTTTCGGGTGAATAGTACCCGATGAACagtaacccttttttttttggatgactcTATATGAATTCAAGACTTCAAGATACAAGACACAAGACCCACGAAATCAAGACACACGATGGATGAATTGCGGACATCAACCAACACGAAAATTCAAGACAATCAACGAAAACAAGGATAAACAACAAGAACACAAgataaaaccctagccgcctatGGAATTCCTATACGACCAGAATTTAACACTATaagaaacggaaaaaaaaattttttttttctttaaggaAAACTTACAAGATGCAAtgggatatacttgatgtcgtcgactagctcttgataccaactgatatgaatgcgcggatctagacgaacaatcAAGTTGAAAAGGCGGCACGTATGACCTCTAAACCCCGAGTTGATGAACTAAGACGAATCTCAACCCAACAACTAACGATTAGTGAACCAACGATttggatagaagaacgccacaatcaaggtgtaTACTTGGTTGATACGTTCAATttgaataactcaagaaaactctcaagtatCCAAGCAAAGCTCTCTTCgaagagaaaagtgaataaactcacaaaAATTATCTAATTTCTGAATCCTTAACAAGGAGGAAgtatggctatttatagcctttacaagaATTAACCCTAATCCCAAAATTGACTAAACTAACCCTACCAATTAATGAAAAGGATTCGGCCAGCCCTAAGTTCATAATGGATTGACTTTAACTAATATTTAACTATAAAAGGATAAATAATAGAACTAACTTAACTCCTCCTTAAGCGTGACCCCTAGGCGAGGCACGCCTAACTAGCAACAGGCGCTGGAGGGTCTTCTACTTGGAGCAAAGTGTAAAGTTT containing:
- the LOC140035673 gene encoding uncharacterized protein, producing the protein MEIAMLRADIVEDREATMARFLSGLRPEIADQVEMHHYVDLHDMLDKAIKIERRLKRRGGTTKESLRANATSSKPPSRGDGRPTHEVSKVRYRDTKCFKCQGFGHIASQCPNQRVMLMLPNGEVQTDKEDECEDMPPLVEEDEEFEEIPAHGKVGMVARRALTTQAGKDDLQRENIYYSRCHVMDKLCSLVIDPGSCTNVASALMVERLNLPTSDHPRPYKLQWLNNSGEVRVHKQVLINFAIGRYKDDVLCDVVPMQATHIILGRPWRFDKRVIFDGFLNKYSFVHNTKKITLAPLTPQQVHEDQIGLQKEYDMHCDIKKKNLHDTKSKMAEPSSHKIDTSHSTIEGKKERKSIMLARTRDVRKALHSNQILLILFCKESLLTNELGASLPSAIANLLQEYQDVFPEDIPNGLPPLRGIEHQIDFIPGSSLPNKAPYRTNPEETKEQQRQVEDLLSKGWIQESLSPCVVPVLLVPKKDGGWRMCTDCRAINAITVKYRHPIPRLDDMLDELYGAIIFTKIDLKSGIGAMLIQEGKPVAYFSEKLNGASLNYSTYDKELMALVRALQTWQHYLRPREFILHTDHESLKHIKSQTKVSKRHARWVAFIDSFVFVIKYKVGKTNVVADALSRRYTLITTLDTKLLDFEFIKDLYTADLDFGEIFTTLPRVTREHYSMS